One stretch of Prionailurus viverrinus isolate Anna chromosome C1, UM_Priviv_1.0, whole genome shotgun sequence DNA includes these proteins:
- the LZIC gene encoding protein LZIC isoform X3, with protein MNSLAFVKFVTLGTSTVGEIKMASRGKTETSKLKQNLEEQLDRLMQQLQDLEECREELDTDEYEETKKETLEQLSEFNDSLKKIMSGNMTLVDELSGMQLAIQAAISQAFKTPEVIRLFAKKQPGQLRTRLAEMDRDLMVGKLERSLYTQQKVEILTALRKLGEKLTADDEAFLSANAGAILSQFEKVSTDLGSGDKVLALASFEVEKTKK; from the exons ATGAACAGTTTGGCTTTCGTCAAGTTTGTGACACTCGGAACTTCAACAGTTGGAG AAATCAAAATGGCTTCcagaggaaagacagagacaagcaAATTAAAGCAGAATTTAGAAGAACAGTTGGATAGACTAATGCAGCAATTACAAGATCTGGAGGAATGCAG AGAGGAACTTGATACAGATGAATATgaagaaaccaaaaaggaaactCTGGAGCAACTAAGTGAATTTAATGATTCACTGAAGAAAATCATGTCTGGAAATATGACTTTGGTAGATGAGCTCAGTGGAATGCAACTG GCTATCCAGGCAGCTATCAGCCAGGCCTTTAAAACCCCAGAGGTCATCAGATTATTTGCAAAGAAACAACCAGGTCAACTTCGGACAAGGTTAGCGGAG ATGGATAGAGATCTCATGGTAGGAAAGCTGGAAAGAAGCCTGTACACTCAACAGAAAGTGGAGATACTAACAGCTCTCAGGAAACTTGGAGAGAAG ctgACCGCAGATGATGAGGCCTTCTTGTCAGCAAATGCAGGTGCTATACTCAGCCAGTTTGAGAAAGTGTCTACAGACCTCG GCTCTGGAGACAAAGTTCTTGCATTGGCAAGTTTTGAGGtcgaaaaaacaaaaaaatga
- the LZIC gene encoding protein LZIC isoform X1 → MASRGKTETSKLKQNLEEQLDRLMQQLQDLEECREELDTDEYEETKKETLEQLSEFNDSLKKIMSGNMTLVDELSGMQLAIQAAISQAFKTPEVIRLFAKKQPGQLRTRLAEMDRDLMVGKLERSLYTQQKVEILTALRKLGEKLTADDEAFLSANAGAILSQFEKVSTDLGSGDKVLALASFEVEKTKK, encoded by the exons ATGGCTTCcagaggaaagacagagacaagcaAATTAAAGCAGAATTTAGAAGAACAGTTGGATAGACTAATGCAGCAATTACAAGATCTGGAGGAATGCAG AGAGGAACTTGATACAGATGAATATgaagaaaccaaaaaggaaactCTGGAGCAACTAAGTGAATTTAATGATTCACTGAAGAAAATCATGTCTGGAAATATGACTTTGGTAGATGAGCTCAGTGGAATGCAACTG GCTATCCAGGCAGCTATCAGCCAGGCCTTTAAAACCCCAGAGGTCATCAGATTATTTGCAAAGAAACAACCAGGTCAACTTCGGACAAGGTTAGCGGAG ATGGATAGAGATCTCATGGTAGGAAAGCTGGAAAGAAGCCTGTACACTCAACAGAAAGTGGAGATACTAACAGCTCTCAGGAAACTTGGAGAGAAG ctgACCGCAGATGATGAGGCCTTCTTGTCAGCAAATGCAGGTGCTATACTCAGCCAGTTTGAGAAAGTGTCTACAGACCTCG GCTCTGGAGACAAAGTTCTTGCATTGGCAAGTTTTGAGGtcgaaaaaacaaaaaaatga
- the LZIC gene encoding protein LZIC isoform X2, with product MASRGKTETSKLKQNLEEQLDRLMQQLQDLEECREELDTDEYEETKKETLEQLSEFNDSLKKIMSGNMTLVDELSGMQLAIQAAISQAFKTPEVIRLFAKKQPGQLRTRLAEALETKFLHWQVLRSKKQKNDMVWKLGTLITFLL from the exons ATGGCTTCcagaggaaagacagagacaagcaAATTAAAGCAGAATTTAGAAGAACAGTTGGATAGACTAATGCAGCAATTACAAGATCTGGAGGAATGCAG AGAGGAACTTGATACAGATGAATATgaagaaaccaaaaaggaaactCTGGAGCAACTAAGTGAATTTAATGATTCACTGAAGAAAATCATGTCTGGAAATATGACTTTGGTAGATGAGCTCAGTGGAATGCAACTG GCTATCCAGGCAGCTATCAGCCAGGCCTTTAAAACCCCAGAGGTCATCAGATTATTTGCAAAGAAACAACCAGGTCAACTTCGGACAAGGTTAGCGGAG GCTCTGGAGACAAAGTTCTTGCATTGGCAAGTTTTGAGGtcgaaaaaacaaaaaaatgacatGGTGTGGAAGCTTGGGACATTGATCACATTCTTGCTGTAA